The following DNA comes from Paenibacillus crassostreae.
ATGATGGGCTTCTTGAATGATAATCGATTTAAGGTGAATCCATTTATTGCGTACTATGACAATTTCGATGACGTAACGGAAGAGCTGGCGAAGATCGTGGAGCGTCGTCCTTCACTGGACTATCTGATCGATGGAGCTGTTATCAAAATTGTGGATATGCGTACGAGGGAAGCCTTGGGTTATACTGATAAATTTCCGCGCTGGGCGGTTGCCTATAAGTTCGAGGCAGAAGAGACAACAACGGTGCTTGAGTCTGTCTCCTGGGAAGTGGGTCGTACCGGTAAAATAACTCCAGTCGCACGTGTTGAAGCAGTAGAGCTAGCAGGTGTAACGGTTCAGAACTGTACGTTGAACAATATCGGTGATATTGAACGCAAGAACTTGAAGCATGCTTTAGGTGCGCGGGTGTTCATTCGTAGATCCAACGAAGTTATTCCTGAAATTCTTGGCAAAGTAACAGAAGATCATGACGGCGAGGAGATCATATTCCCAACGAATTGCCCATCCTGTGGATTCCCGTTAGAGCAAAAAGGTGCACACCTCTTCTGTAACAATCGCCTTGCGTGCAAACCACAACTGATTGGACGGATTACTCATTTTGCCTCGCGGGATGCCATGGATATTGATACGTTTAGCGTCATGACGGCAGAGTTATTATATAGTGAGCTTGGAGTTCGTGAGCCTGCGGATCTGTACACTTTGGCTTTTGACGACTTGGTGAAGTTGGATCGCTTCGGAGAGAAGAAGGCTAATAATCTACTAGCTGCTCTGGAAAAGAGCAAAGAACGCGACCTTGCCTCATTTTTATTTGCATTAGGTATTTCGAATACCGGCAAAGCTACTACACGCATGCTGGCCGATCATTATCGTGATCTCAACCTAGTGATGGCGGCTACTGTTGATGAGCTAGTGGTTCTACCGGATGTTGGGGGAATTGTTGCGGAGAGTATCGTGAACTTTTTCGCAGATCCGCTTATGCGCGATGGGATTGATCGAATGCTAGCCTTAGGTATACAAGCGAAAGCACCAGAGACACCACGAGTGGTAAGCACAGATTCCTTCTTTAGTGGTAAGACAGTTGTGCTGACAGGTACGTTACACCAGTTAACACGTGATGAAGCGGCGGCTCGTTTAGAAGCACTTGGTGCGAAAGTTACAGGTAGTGTCTCAGCGAAGACGGATCTTGTTGTAGCGGGTGAGAAGGCAGGCAGTAAACTAGCTAAGGCACAGAAACTCGGGATTCAAGTGATTGAGGATGAAGATGAGTTTATTAGACTCTTAGAAAATTGATCTTATATACAAAAGCAGTAACCTCTGACTGAGAAGAGGCTACTGCTTTTTTTTAAATAAAAATAAATGCTTAACCAAAACGATACTCTCGTATTTTAATAATCCATTTTGTTTGTTTTGGTTACCCATGCGTCCTTGTCATACCCTCGATCCTCCCAATAACCTGTATGTTCTCCTTGAATAAGTTCAATTCGATTCAGCCATTTAACCGATTTATATGCAAACATCCGAGGTACAATCAAGCGGGCAGGTCCCCCAAGGTCAGCAGGAATAACTTCACCATCATGCAATACTGCGACAAGAACATCATCCATCTGGGCTTGTTTTAGTGTAAGAGAATCTGTATATATACCATCACCGGAGTAAAGTTTAACCGTGGTAGCTTCTGATTTAACACCAGCCTCTTGCAAGAAAGTCTTGAGGGGGATACCCTCCCAAGTATTGTTGTATACTGACCAGCCAGTAACACAATGGAAATCACTAACTTGGACGGTGCGGCCAAACATAACAAATTGTTCCCAATTCCAAATGTTAGGTCGATCGACTAAGCCATCAATCGTAAATGACCAATTGCTATTATCAAAAGAAGGTATAGGCGTAACGGAGTAGACTCTGAAATCCCCTCGGGCTCCACCACCAATGGGTGGCAATGAAGATTCGGCAGGCGTTGGTGCAGGGACTAGATTGTTGGAGTCAGTGCTTATGAGGGCGGCCTTATTTATTCCTGCAGTTAGACCATTGCCTATCCACTTGATGAAAGAAGGGCCAACCGTTACAGCGATTCCAATCCCAATCGCGGATCGAATGAACTCGCGGCGTGTATATAGTGGTTGGAAAGAGCCAGGAGTTTGATGTTGATGTTTTTTTTCTTTAGTAATGGATAGTCGTTCAGGATGTTTGAGCCATGCAGTACGTGTAAGGGAATGATAGATGATATAGGGTAATCCAATCCATGTTAGTAGATCATGAATAAGTAGAGCGGAATTCGCCCATAGCGGACTGAATAGTCTGATCTGCCATAATATAATACCTGAACCAATCCAGCCTACTAATAAGATCAGAACAAACACAACGTTGAATTTTTGCCAAGGCTTTCCTCTGAGTTGTTTCCAATGTTTCTTGATAAGAAGAAAATAGTAGCCAATGGGAATCAGGAGCACTAGACCCACTCCCACATGAAGCCATTTGAGCCATACTCGACCTTCACCCAACACTTCTCTCCAGAAGCTACCGAGTAATATTAAACCACTAAGTGCTAATACAACGACAATCCAAGCGTTCCAATAATGGATAAAAGTTAGCTTACGACCATAGCTCTTAGTTATTCTAGATAACCAGTTCTTCAATGGATCTCCACCTTCCTTATGGAGTATATTATAGCTGTTGAATGATCTGTATTATATTACTCTTAATATAAGATAAGTTATGTTGATTAGATAGATTAATGTCTTAGTTCTATATGGAATAAAATACTTTTATTAAAAAGCTTGAATTATGTCGAATCCTGTGTTAAATTATTAAATGTCGCTTCAAGCAAGTGACTTATCAAGTCTCTCACAAGTAATAAAAAAAAGAGTTGACATTGATAGATAAGATATGATATATTATTGTTCTGCCCCAAACGACACATTGTTTGAAAGCAGACCAAATAAGTTCTTTGAAAACTGAACAAATGGATGATATGATTTTTTTTACAAAAAGAACATTTATGTTCTTGTCAGTTTGTTTCAAAATGAGCGAATCGCTCTTTTCATAGTTCGTTCCAAATCGCTGCAAAGCTAATTTGAAACGAACTCCTGATGAAATTAAGATCACTGCAAAGTCGATCTGAAATTCATCCTATATGGAGAGTTTGATCCTGGCTCAGGACGAACGCTGGCGGCGTGCCTAATACATGCAAGTCGAGCGGAGTGATTTGAAAGCTTGCTTTCAAATCACTTAGCGGCGGACGGGTGAGTAACACGTAGGTAACCTGCCTGTAAGACTGGGATAACTACCGGAAACGGTAGCTAATACCGGATAACTTGTTTCCTCTCCTGGGGAGACACTAAAAGGCGGAGCAATCTGCCACTTACAGATGGGCCTGCGGCGCATTAGCTAGTTGGTGAGGTAACGGCTCACCAAGGCGACGATGCGTAGCCGACCTGAGAGGGTGAACGGCCACACTGGGACTGAGACACGGCCCAGACTCCTACGGGAGGCAGCAGTAGGGAATCTTCCGCAATGGACGAAAGTCTGACGGAGCAACGCCGCGTGAGTGATGAAGGTTTTCGGATCGTAAAGCTCTGTTGCCAGGGAAGAACGCTTGGGAGAGTAACTGCTCTCAAGGTGACGGTACCTGAGAAGAAAGCCCCGGCTAACTACGTGCCAGCAGCCGCGGTAATACGTAGGGGGCAAGCGTTGTCCGGAATTATTGGGCGTAAAGCGCGCGCAGGCGGTCATTTAAGTTTGGTGTTTAATTCCAGGGCTCAACCCTGGGTCGCACTGAAAACTGGGTGACTTGAGTACAGAAGAGGAGAGTGGAATTCCACGTGTAGCGGTGAAATGCGTAGATATGTGGAGGAACACCAGTGGCGAAGGCGACTCTCTGGGCTGTAACTGACGCTGAGGCGCGAAAGCGTGGGGAGCAAACAGGATTAGATACCCTGGTAGTCCACGCCGTAAACGATGAGTGCTAGGTGTTAGGGGTTTCGATACCCTTGGTGCCGAAGTTAACACATTAAGCACTCCGCCTGGGGAGTACGGTCGCAAGACTGAAACTCAAAGGAATTGACGGGGACCCGCACAAGCAGTGGAGTATGTGGTTTAATTCGAAGCAACGCGAAGAACCTTACCAGGTCTTGACATCCCTCTGAATCCACTAGAGATAGTGGCGGCCTTCGGGACAGAGGAGACAGGTGGTGCATGGTTGTCGTCAGCTCGTGTCGTGAGATGTTGGGTTAAGTCCCGCAACGAGCGCAACCCTTATGCTTAGTTGCCAGCACATAATGGTGGGCACTCTAAGCAGACTGCCGGTGACAAACCGGAGGAAGGTGGGGATGACGTCAAATCATCATGCCCCTTATGACCTGGGCTACACACGTACTACAATGGCCAGTACAACGGGCTGCGAAACCGCGAGGTGGAGCCAATCCCAACAAAGCTGGTCTCAGTTCGGATTGTAGGCTGCAACCCGCCTACATGAAGTCGGAATTGCTAGTAATCGCGGATCAGCATGCCGCGGTGAATACGTTCCCGGGTCTTGTACACACCGCCCGTCACACCACGAGAGTTTACAACACCCGAAGTCGGTGGGGTAACCCGCAAGGGAGCCAGCCGCCGAAGGTGGGGTAGATGATTGGGGTGAAGTCGTAACAAGGTAGCCGTATCGGAAGGTGCGGCTGGATCACCTCCTTTCTATGGAGAATCGTTTCCTGCAATGGAAACATTCAAATAACGGCCGACATATGTCGCCGTAAACATCATATCATCTCATTTGTTCAGTTTTGATGGAACTTATGGGGCCATAGCTCAGCTGGGAGAGCGCCTGCCTTGCAAGCAGGAGGTCAGCGGTTCGATCCCGCTTGGCTCCATCAATAACTTCATCAATTTGATCCTTGAAAACTAGATAACGAACGAATTTGCAAGTTGAAACATTCTTGATGATTTTTAAATTGGATTTCATCAATTTCAAATTCATCACTTTTATATTTACGTTTTGTTACTTGTTAACAAAACAAAGTGTAAAAGTAGCTACAATATTTTCTCTTTGAGAAAAATTGAGGTTAAGCTACTAAGAGCACACGGAGGATGCCTAGGCGCTAGGAGTCGATGAAGGACGTGGCGAACAACGAAACTGCCTCGGGGAGCTGTAAGCAAGCTTTGATCCGGGGGTGTCCGAATGGGGAAACCCGGCTGTGGTAATACGCAGTCACTCCCACCTGAATACATAGGGTGGGTAGAGACAGACCAGGGGAACTGAAACATCTAAGTACCCTGAGGAAGAGAAAACAATAGTGATTCCGTCAGTAGCGGCGAGCGAACGCGGATTAGCCCAAACCAAGGAGCTTGCTCCTTGGGGTTGTGGGACGTCTCGCATGGAGTTACAAAGGAATATATTAAGCGAAGAGGTCTGGAAAGGCCCGGCATAGAAGGTAAAAGCCCTGTAGCTGAAAATGTGTTCCCTCCGAGACGTATCCCGAGTAGTGCGGGGCACGTGAAACCCCGTATGAATCCAGCAGGACCATCTGCTAAGGCTAAATACTCCCTAGCGACCGATAGTGAAACAGTACCGTGAGGGAAAGGTGAAAAGCACCCCGGAAGGGGAGTGAAATAGAACCTGAAACCGTGTGCTTACAAAAAGTCAGAGCCCTATTAATGGGTGATGGCGTGCCTTTTGTAGAATGAACCGGCGAGTTACGTTCCCGTGCAAGGTTAAGCTGAGAAGGCGGAGCCGCAGCGAAAGCGAGTCTGAATAGGGCGACATATAGTACGTGGACGTAGACCCGAAACCGAGTGATCTACCCCTGTCCAGGGTGAAGGTGCGGTAACACGCACTGGAGGCCCGAACCCACGCATGTTGAAAAATGCGGGGATGAGGTGGGGGTAGCGGAGAAATTCCAATCGAACTCGGAGATAGCTGGTTCTCCCCGAAATAGCTTTAGGGCTAGCCTCGGATGAAGAGTCGTGGAGGTAGAGCACTGATTGGGTGCGGGGCCCGCAAGGGTTACCAAGCTCAGTCAAACTCCGAATGCCATGTACTTATATCCGGGAGTCAGACAGTGAGTGCTAAGATCCATTGTCGAAAGGGAAACAGCCCAGACCATCAGCTAAGGTCCCCAAGTGTGTGTTGAGTGGAAAAGGATGTGGAGTTGCACAGACAACCAGGATGTTGGCTTAGAAGCAGCCACCATTGAAAGAGTGCGTAATAGCTCACTGGTCGAGTGACTCTGCGCCGAAAATGTAACGGGGCTAAACACACCACCGAAGCTATGGCTAGATGCTAATCGCATCTGGGGTAGGGGAGCGTTGTATAGAGGTTGAAGGTGTACCGTGAGGAGCGCTGGACACTATACAAGTGAGAATGCCGGTATAAGTAACGAAAAGATCAGTGAGAATCTGATCCGCCGAAAGCCCAAGGTTTCCTGAGGAAGGCTCGTCCTCTCAGGGTAAGTCGGGACCTAACGCGAGGCCGAAAGGCGTAGTGGATGGACAACAGGTTGAAATTCCTGTACCACCGTAATCCGTTATGAGTAATGGGGTGACGCAGCAGGGTAGTGACGCGGACTGATGGAATAGTCCGTCTAAGCAGTGAGGCTTGTGTGTAGGCAAATCCGCACACTAATAGGCTGGGCTGTGATGGGGAGCGAAAATTATAGTAGCGAAGGTCATGATCTCACACTGCCAAGAAAAGCCTCTAACCAGGAGAAGGTGCCCGTACCGCAAACCGACACAGGTAGGCGAGAAGAGAATTCTAAGGCGCGCGGAAGAACTCTCGTTAAGGAACTCGGCAAAATGACCCCGTAACTTCGGGAGAAGGGGTGCCCCGGTAGTGTGAATAGCACGAGGGGGCCGCAGTGAAAAGGCCCAAGCGACTGTTTAGCAAAAACACAGGTCTGTGCGAAGCCGTAAGGCGAAGTATACGGGCTGACGCCTGCCCGGTGCTGGAAGGTTAAGGGGAGTGGTTAGGGGAAACCCGAAGCTATGAACCGAAGCCCCAGTAAACGGCGGCCGTAACTATAACGGTCCTAAGGTAGCGAAATTCCTTGTCAGGTAAATTCTGACCCGCACGAATGGCGTAACGATTTGGGCGCTGTCTCAACGAGAGATCCGGTGAAATTTTAATACCTGTGAAGATGCAGGTTACCCGCGACAAGACGGAAAGACCCCATGGAGCTTTACTGCAGCTTGATATTGAATTTGGGTACGATTTGTACAGGATAGGTGGGAGCCTGAGAAATAGGAGCGCAAGCTTCTATGGAGGCGCCGTTGGGATACCACCCTGATCGTATCTAGGTTCTAACCTAGGACCGTAAACCGGTTCGGGGACAGTGTCAGGTGGGCAGTTTGACTGGGGCGGTCGCCTCCTAAAGAGTAACGGAGGCGCCCCAAGGTTCCCTCAGAATGGTTGGAAATCATTCGAAGAGTGCAAAGGCAGAAGGGAGCTTGACTGCGAGACCTACAAGTCGAGCAGGGACGAAAGTCGGGCTTAGTGATCCGGTGGTACCGCATGGAAGGGCCATCGCTCAACGGATAAAAGCTACCCTGGGGATAACAGGCTTATCTCCCCCAAGAGTCCACATCGACGGGGAGGTTTGGCACCTCGATGTCGGCTCATCGCATCCTGGGGCTGAAGTAGGTCCCAAGGGTTGGGCTGTTCGCCCATTAAAGCGGTACGCGAGCTGGGTTCAGAACGTCGTGAGACAGTTCGGTCCCTATCTGTCGTGGGCGCAGGAAATTTGAGAGGAGCTGTCCTTAGTACGAGAGGACCGGGATGGACGCACCTCTGGTGTACCAGTTGTTCCGCCAGGAGCATAGCTGGGTAGCTACGTGCGGACGGGATAAGCGCTGAAAGCATCTAAGCGTGAAGCCCCCCTCAAGATGAGATTTCCCAATTAGTAAGACCCCTTGAAGACTACGAGGTAGATAGGTTGGAGGTGGAAGTGCAGTAATGCACGGAGCTGACCAATACTAATCGGTCGAGGGCTTATCCTAAAAGTTTTCCGTAGGAAAACTAACTTCGGAAGCATTACGCTTTACATCGAAGGAAGAACTACGGAGACAAGTGTTTCAATGCAGATTCGTTCGTATCTAGTTTTCAGGTGATCAAACATCTGATAGCTGCATGTCCTTTCTAAGGGCTGATATTTTCTCGCAGCGATTTCGAGAAGCGTAAGCTTCGAAAAATCACGTTTGGTGGCGATAGCGGAGGGGTTCCACACGTACCCATCCCGAACACGACCGTTAAGCCCTCCAGCGCCGATGGTACTTGGACCGCAGGGTCCTGGGAGAGTAGGACGTCGCCAAGCATAAGAACCACTATTGATTTCGATCAATGGTGGTTTTTCTTTGTGTTTTTTGGTAACTATAGGATTTCTGAATGAGCTAAGACAACTACTTTACTTTTAATTAATTTATTCATTTTGAGTTGCTTCATCAGATTTATTAAGTAATCGATTCAGTTTAAGTAGTCTGCTCCTCCGAAAACCCGAGATTTTCAGAGAAAGATTCCTTCACTCACAAATTAGTTGTAAAAAGTGCAGCTAATATTGAGGTAATGAT
Coding sequences within:
- the ligA gene encoding NAD-dependent DNA ligase LigA, with amino-acid sequence MASLQSMEQLIAEINKYNYHYYTLDTPLVSDKEYDSMYDQLVQLEQETGIILPESPTQRVGGEILKGFEPHRHLASLWSLDKAQNMEQLRNWHTRAIKLVKDYNSKNPDNLLPELCYAVELKFDGLTLNLTYSNGQLVQAATRGNGVTGEGILAQVKTIKSVPLTIPYTEGTIEVQGEGIMNLSVLSQYNERAAEPLKNARNAAAGALRNLNPKTTAERRLSAFFYNVGYSDAVVFKDHREMMGFLNDNRFKVNPFIAYYDNFDDVTEELAKIVERRPSLDYLIDGAVIKIVDMRTREALGYTDKFPRWAVAYKFEAEETTTVLESVSWEVGRTGKITPVARVEAVELAGVTVQNCTLNNIGDIERKNLKHALGARVFIRRSNEVIPEILGKVTEDHDGEEIIFPTNCPSCGFPLEQKGAHLFCNNRLACKPQLIGRITHFASRDAMDIDTFSVMTAELLYSELGVREPADLYTLAFDDLVKLDRFGEKKANNLLAALEKSKERDLASFLFALGISNTGKATTRMLADHYRDLNLVMAATVDELVVLPDVGGIVAESIVNFFADPLMRDGIDRMLALGIQAKAPETPRVVSTDSFFSGKTVVLTGTLHQLTRDEAAARLEALGAKVTGSVSAKTDLVVAGEKAGSKLAKAQKLGIQVIEDEDEFIRLLEN
- a CDS encoding molybdopterin-dependent oxidoreductase, which encodes MKNWLSRITKSYGRKLTFIHYWNAWIVVVLALSGLILLGSFWREVLGEGRVWLKWLHVGVGLVLLIPIGYYFLLIKKHWKQLRGKPWQKFNVVFVLILLVGWIGSGIILWQIRLFSPLWANSALLIHDLLTWIGLPYIIYHSLTRTAWLKHPERLSITKEKKHQHQTPGSFQPLYTRREFIRSAIGIGIAVTVGPSFIKWIGNGLTAGINKAALISTDSNNLVPAPTPAESSLPPIGGGARGDFRVYSVTPIPSFDNSNWSFTIDGLVDRPNIWNWEQFVMFGRTVQVSDFHCVTGWSVYNNTWEGIPLKTFLQEAGVKSEATTVKLYSGDGIYTDSLTLKQAQMDDVLVAVLHDGEVIPADLGGPARLIVPRMFAYKSVKWLNRIELIQGEHTGYWEDRGYDKDAWVTKTNKMDY